A window of Amycolatopsis australiensis contains these coding sequences:
- a CDS encoding NADPH:quinone reductase, whose product MKAVVYRRHGGPEVLALADRDVPDPGPGEVRVRVVVSAVNPTDWKQRAGRGAAAGTEVPESVPNQDGAGVVDAVGPGVTGFAPGDRVWLVLAATHGPATGTAQEYTVLPAAQLVHLPGTAGFDEGAGFGVPGLTAHRALTVAEDGPARLSPGALDGRTVLVSGGAGAVGNATIQLARWAGATVIATVSSDEKATLARAAGAQHVLRYPDPELAARVRDVAPDGVDLVAEVAAGVNAGLHTQVLRPRGTVAAYGDDRGTGTVSLDFRANVWLNARYQFLVLYTVGAGKLRAGAEDITAAMADGALRLGEDRGVPVHRFPLAETAAAHTASEKGATGKVLIDVTAAE is encoded by the coding sequence ATGAAAGCAGTCGTCTACCGCCGCCACGGCGGACCCGAAGTGCTGGCACTGGCCGACCGGGACGTCCCCGATCCCGGCCCCGGCGAGGTCCGCGTGCGGGTCGTCGTGTCCGCCGTCAACCCCACCGACTGGAAGCAGCGCGCCGGCCGCGGCGCCGCGGCCGGCACCGAGGTTCCCGAATCCGTGCCCAACCAGGACGGCGCCGGCGTCGTCGACGCGGTCGGCCCCGGCGTCACCGGCTTCGCCCCCGGCGACCGCGTGTGGCTGGTCCTCGCGGCCACCCACGGGCCGGCCACCGGCACCGCGCAGGAGTACACCGTGCTCCCGGCGGCGCAGCTGGTGCACCTGCCCGGCACGGCCGGGTTCGACGAAGGCGCCGGGTTCGGCGTGCCCGGGCTGACCGCGCACCGGGCGCTCACCGTCGCCGAAGACGGGCCCGCCCGCCTCTCCCCCGGCGCGCTCGACGGCCGGACGGTCCTGGTCAGCGGCGGCGCCGGCGCGGTCGGCAACGCCACCATCCAGCTCGCCCGCTGGGCCGGCGCGACGGTGATCGCGACGGTCAGCAGCGACGAGAAGGCCACCCTCGCCCGCGCGGCCGGCGCCCAGCACGTCCTGCGCTACCCCGATCCGGAGCTGGCCGCCCGCGTCCGCGACGTCGCCCCGGACGGCGTCGACCTGGTCGCCGAGGTGGCCGCCGGGGTCAACGCCGGGCTGCACACGCAGGTCCTGCGCCCGCGCGGCACGGTCGCCGCCTACGGCGACGACCGCGGCACCGGGACCGTCAGCCTCGACTTCCGGGCGAATGTGTGGCTCAACGCGCGCTACCAGTTCCTGGTGCTCTACACCGTGGGCGCCGGCAAGCTCCGCGCCGGCGCCGAGGACATCACCGCGGCCATGGCCGACGGCGCGCTGCGCCTGGGCGAGGACCGCGGCGTCCCGGTCCACCGGTTCCCGCTGGCGGAGACCGCAGCCGCCCACACCGCTTCGGAGAAAGGCGCCACCGGGAAGGTGCTGATCGACGTCACTGCGGCGGAGTAG
- a CDS encoding helix-turn-helix domain-containing protein, whose translation MKGLLLRLSGLDADAENAVRVIGFFDRLITGHAGPDGLVRSTAELAGCPVGVHAPGQGLSLRAEPGEDVTTPGAPPPGAATRTLEGGIQVWVARAGAPIPLDDMLLERFAIATAILLGQGGVPRPELGDPALVELVLSADAGTAERSRALHLLGIPPTSRLRVLAGIGLEGAAGRSAELGGVRAVLADGTSARGWMRDGGSVQPGDAVAGALADGRPAGRSAQPGGAVAHPLTNGRSPQPDRAMPTQLANGPAVRSPLPGSAVFGALPEGARVGVGPEVAAIDAARSWAGARTALRFTSAAEPVVFSDRLGSLAALAGKLTTADFAELADVHALDRLAAEPHGADTLAALDALCATGSARKAAAVLHRHHSTMPARLARAEAVLGFEVDSPGGRFRLHLALMLRRLRDNTVLNGHESR comes from the coding sequence ATGAAGGGGCTGCTGCTGCGGCTGTCCGGGCTCGACGCCGACGCCGAGAACGCCGTGCGGGTGATCGGGTTCTTCGACCGCCTGATCACCGGTCACGCGGGCCCGGACGGGCTGGTCCGCAGCACGGCGGAGCTGGCGGGCTGCCCGGTGGGCGTGCACGCGCCGGGCCAGGGGCTGTCGCTGCGCGCGGAGCCGGGCGAGGACGTCACGACCCCGGGAGCACCGCCCCCGGGAGCGGCCACGCGCACGCTCGAGGGCGGCATCCAGGTGTGGGTGGCCAGGGCCGGGGCCCCGATCCCCCTCGACGACATGCTGCTGGAGAGGTTCGCGATAGCGACGGCGATCCTCCTGGGCCAGGGCGGCGTGCCGCGTCCCGAGCTGGGCGACCCGGCGCTGGTGGAGCTGGTGCTGTCGGCGGACGCGGGCACCGCGGAGCGGTCGCGGGCGCTGCACCTGCTGGGCATCCCGCCGACGAGCCGCCTGCGCGTGCTGGCGGGGATCGGGCTCGAGGGAGCCGCCGGGCGGTCGGCCGAACTGGGCGGGGTGCGGGCGGTTCTGGCGGACGGGACGTCGGCGCGCGGCTGGATGCGCGACGGGGGCTCAGTGCAGCCCGGTGACGCGGTGGCCGGCGCGCTCGCCGACGGCCGCCCGGCGGGCCGCTCCGCGCAGCCCGGTGGCGCGGTGGCCCACCCGCTCACCAACGGCCGCTCGCCGCAACCGGACCGCGCGATGCCCACCCAACTCGCCAACGGGCCCGCAGTCCGCTCCCCGCTACCGGGCAGCGCCGTCTTCGGTGCGCTGCCCGAGGGCGCCCGCGTGGGCGTCGGGCCGGAGGTCGCGGCCATCGATGCCGCGCGCTCGTGGGCCGGGGCACGGACCGCCTTGCGGTTCACCTCCGCCGCCGAGCCCGTCGTCTTCTCCGACCGGCTCGGCAGTCTCGCCGCCCTCGCCGGGAAGCTCACCACGGCCGACTTCGCCGAGCTGGCCGACGTCCACGCGCTCGACCGGCTCGCCGCCGAACCCCACGGCGCCGACACCCTCGCCGCCCTCGATGCCTTGTGTGCCACCGGTTCCGCGCGCAAGGCCGCCGCCGTCCTGCACCGGCACCACAGCACCATGCCCGCCCGGCTCGCCCGTGCCGAAGCCGTTCTCGGGTTCGAGGTCGACTCGCCCGGCGGGCGGTTCCGGCTGCACCTCGCGCTCATGCTGCGCCGGCTGCGGGACAACACCGTCCTCAATGGACACGAGTCTCGATGA
- a CDS encoding LysR family transcriptional regulator, whose amino-acid sequence METRQLEYFVAVAEELSFTRAAQRMFAVQSTVSAAVRALETELGTRLFDRSTRRVALSAAGAAFLPEAKSAIEALERARATVQEASQGLRGSLRIGTLTSIGGVDLPALLGAFHRRHPRVDIHVTVSITGSTGLAEEVRQGRLDLAVVGLPEADLAGLEVLRVETRPFVALLPATHRLAPRRAVRLADLAGESFIDTPRGFGNRVAMDRAFDALGSPRRVTVEVADLRTVPGYVRAGLGIAVVPETTAPDEPDVVVRPLAGAGLDWPLNVVTSGSKEPSRALRTLLDLIETRVH is encoded by the coding sequence ATGGAGACCCGTCAGCTCGAGTACTTCGTCGCCGTGGCCGAGGAGCTCAGCTTCACCCGGGCCGCGCAGCGGATGTTCGCCGTCCAGTCCACGGTGTCGGCCGCCGTCCGCGCCCTGGAGACGGAGCTCGGCACCCGGCTGTTCGACCGCTCGACCCGCCGGGTCGCCCTGTCGGCGGCCGGCGCGGCGTTCCTGCCGGAAGCGAAGAGCGCGATCGAGGCTCTCGAACGTGCCCGCGCGACCGTCCAGGAGGCGTCCCAAGGGCTGCGCGGCAGCCTGCGGATCGGCACGCTGACGTCGATCGGCGGGGTGGACCTGCCCGCGCTGCTGGGCGCGTTCCACCGGCGTCACCCGCGTGTCGACATCCACGTGACGGTGTCGATCACCGGGTCGACCGGGCTCGCCGAGGAGGTGCGGCAGGGGCGGCTCGACCTGGCGGTGGTGGGCCTGCCCGAGGCGGATCTGGCCGGCCTGGAGGTGCTGCGGGTGGAGACGCGGCCGTTCGTCGCGCTGCTCCCGGCCACCCACCGGCTGGCGCCGCGGCGGGCGGTGCGGCTGGCGGACCTGGCCGGCGAGTCGTTCATCGACACGCCGCGAGGGTTCGGCAACCGGGTGGCGATGGACCGCGCGTTCGACGCGCTCGGCTCACCGCGGCGGGTCACGGTAGAGGTGGCCGACCTGCGCACGGTGCCCGGTTACGTCCGGGCGGGGCTCGGCATCGCGGTCGTCCCGGAGACGACGGCGCCGGACGAGCCGGACGTCGTGGTGCGGCCCCTGGCGGGCGCGGGACTGGACTGGCCGCTCAACGTCGTCACGTCGGGGTCGAAGGAACCGAGCCGTGCCCTGCGGACGCTGCTCGACCTCATCGAGACTCGTGTCCATTGA
- a CDS encoding MFS transporter, translating into MSLTLSPARFRVSHGLGFRVVAVAFATALAFSTVPTPLYTLYQQRDGFPAFLVTVVFAAYAVGVMLSLYLAGHVSDWLGRRRVLVAGLLAEALSAAMFLLWPEVPGLIVARLVSGAGIGAITATATAHLSELRPQGRPGLVATVVNAGGLALGPLVGGLFAQYAGLPLRTPFAVFLVVLLGEAIVVSLVPETVERREERPAYRPQRLSLPSAARAEFTGAATGAFAAFALSGLFMALSPALLAHELHQPSRLLAGLAPFTMLGSAALAQLGFARLATRPQLRSGYALMGAGLVLLPVSAFAGSLPLFFGASVLAGAGFGLGFRAAVAAVAALADEGTRGEVLAALFLAAYAGLVLPVLLIGLAMLAASGPVVLAGFAVLELALLGWSARRTLGRA; encoded by the coding sequence ATGTCCCTCACCCTGTCCCCGGCGCGGTTCCGCGTGAGCCACGGCCTGGGTTTCCGCGTCGTCGCGGTCGCGTTCGCGACGGCGCTCGCGTTCTCCACCGTCCCGACGCCGCTCTACACGCTCTACCAGCAGCGCGACGGCTTCCCGGCCTTCCTCGTCACGGTGGTCTTCGCCGCGTACGCGGTCGGCGTGATGCTGAGCCTGTACCTGGCCGGGCACGTCAGCGACTGGCTGGGCCGCCGCCGCGTGCTCGTCGCCGGGCTGCTGGCCGAGGCGCTCTCGGCGGCGATGTTCCTGCTCTGGCCGGAGGTGCCGGGCCTGATCGTCGCGCGGCTGGTGAGCGGCGCCGGGATCGGCGCGATCACGGCCACCGCGACCGCGCACCTGTCCGAGCTGCGGCCGCAGGGCCGGCCCGGCCTCGTCGCGACCGTGGTGAACGCCGGCGGCCTGGCACTCGGCCCGCTGGTGGGCGGGCTGTTCGCGCAGTACGCGGGCCTGCCGCTGCGAACACCGTTCGCCGTGTTCCTGGTGGTGCTGCTCGGCGAGGCGATCGTGGTGAGCCTGGTGCCGGAGACGGTCGAGCGGCGGGAGGAGCGTCCGGCGTACCGGCCGCAGCGGCTTTCCCTGCCGTCGGCCGCACGGGCGGAGTTCACCGGTGCCGCGACCGGCGCGTTCGCCGCGTTCGCCCTCAGCGGCCTGTTCATGGCGCTCTCCCCCGCCTTGCTGGCGCACGAACTGCACCAGCCGTCGCGGCTGCTCGCCGGGCTGGCGCCGTTCACCATGCTCGGCAGTGCCGCACTCGCCCAGCTCGGGTTCGCCCGGCTGGCGACGCGTCCGCAGCTGCGCTCCGGCTACGCGCTGATGGGCGCCGGCCTGGTGCTGCTGCCGGTGTCGGCGTTCGCCGGTTCGCTTCCGCTGTTCTTCGGCGCGAGCGTGCTCGCCGGCGCCGGGTTCGGGCTGGGTTTCCGGGCCGCGGTCGCCGCGGTGGCCGCGCTCGCGGACGAGGGCACCCGCGGGGAGGTGCTCGCCGCGCTGTTCCTGGCCGCGTACGCGGGTCTGGTGCTGCCGGTGCTGCTCATCGGCCTGGCCATGCTGGCCGCGTCCGGGCCGGTGGTGCTGGCCGGGTTCGCGGTCCTGGAACTGGCGCTGCTCGGCTGGTCGGCCCGCCGGACCCTCGGGCGGGCATAG
- a CDS encoding alpha/beta hydrolase codes for MTYAIDPELLPWLDMLPSVTLTDYEALVAARSSMGELRDVLPAYEPVHPVDVRDTTVPGPSDAPEVPVRVYAPAGRTGAVPGLLYIHGGGFVLGDLDMFHAQLVRLVDELGIVIVSVDYRLAPEHPFPAPVEDCYAALQWIEAKAAELGIDPARLGVAGESAGGGLSAAVALLARDRGGPALCFQYLGIPELDDRLDTPSMRAYTDTPLWNQPNAVFSWTSYLGTEPGGDDVSPYAAPARATDLAGLPPAFVTTCQFDPLRDEGIRYAQRLAHAGVATELRHYPGTFHGSAMVETAEISRRMLADEIDALRRGLRV; via the coding sequence ATGACCTACGCGATCGACCCCGAGCTGCTGCCCTGGCTGGACATGCTGCCGTCCGTGACCTTGACCGACTACGAAGCCCTGGTCGCCGCGCGCTCGTCGATGGGCGAGCTGCGCGACGTGCTGCCCGCCTACGAGCCGGTGCATCCCGTCGACGTCCGCGACACGACCGTGCCCGGCCCGTCCGATGCCCCGGAGGTGCCGGTGCGCGTCTACGCGCCGGCCGGCCGGACCGGCGCGGTGCCCGGGCTGCTCTACATCCACGGCGGCGGATTCGTCCTCGGCGACCTGGACATGTTCCACGCGCAGCTGGTGCGGCTGGTCGACGAGCTCGGGATCGTGATCGTGTCGGTCGACTACCGGCTGGCGCCCGAGCACCCGTTCCCGGCGCCGGTCGAGGACTGCTACGCGGCGCTGCAGTGGATCGAGGCCAAGGCGGCCGAACTCGGCATCGACCCGGCCCGGCTCGGCGTCGCGGGCGAAAGCGCCGGCGGTGGCCTCTCGGCGGCGGTCGCGCTGCTGGCCCGTGACCGCGGCGGCCCGGCGCTGTGCTTCCAGTACCTCGGCATCCCGGAGCTGGACGACCGCCTGGACACCCCGTCGATGCGCGCGTACACCGACACGCCGCTGTGGAACCAGCCGAACGCGGTGTTCAGCTGGACCAGCTACCTCGGCACGGAACCCGGCGGCGACGACGTCTCGCCGTACGCCGCCCCGGCGCGGGCGACCGACCTGGCCGGGCTGCCGCCCGCGTTCGTGACGACGTGCCAGTTCGACCCGTTGCGCGACGAGGGAATCCGGTACGCGCAGCGGCTCGCGCACGCGGGCGTGGCGACCGAGCTGCGTCACTACCCGGGCACGTTCCACGGCTCGGCCATGGTGGAGACGGCGGAGATCTCCCGGCGGATGCTCGCCGACGAGATCGACGCCCTGCGCCGCGGGCTGCGCGTCTGA
- the glgC gene encoding glucose-1-phosphate adenylyltransferase: MNGECHVLGIVLAGGEGKRLMPLTADRAKPAVPFGGTHRLIDFVLSNLVHGGIRRLCVLTQYKSHSLDRHISTTWRLSSLTGEYVTPVPAQQRLGPRWYQGSADAIHQSLNLVHDENPEYIAVFGADNIYRMDPRQMLEAHISSGAGVTVAGIRVPRAEAGSFGVIRTTDGLMIDAFMEKPEDPPGLPDSPDESYVSMGNYMFTTKVMLEALYADAENAASHHDMGRDIIPALVKSGEAAVYDFNTNVVPGETERDHGYWRDVGTIDSYYEAHTDLISTHPIFNLYNRKWPILAHPGQRAAAKFVEGGSANQSIVSNGCIISGAQVVDSVLSPDVLVEQGAVVQGSVLLDGARVGRGAVVRRAILDKNVVVPPGAHIGVDLARDRGHYHVSEGGIVVLGKGERAI, from the coding sequence GTGAACGGCGAATGCCATGTCCTGGGCATCGTGCTCGCGGGCGGGGAGGGCAAGCGGCTGATGCCGCTGACCGCCGACCGCGCGAAACCGGCGGTGCCCTTCGGCGGCACGCACCGGCTGATCGACTTCGTGCTGTCGAACCTCGTGCACGGCGGCATCCGGCGGCTGTGCGTGCTGACGCAGTACAAGTCGCACTCCCTCGACCGGCACATCTCGACGACGTGGCGGCTGTCGTCGCTGACCGGCGAGTACGTCACGCCGGTGCCGGCCCAGCAGCGGCTCGGGCCGCGCTGGTACCAGGGCAGCGCCGACGCGATCCACCAGAGCCTCAACCTCGTCCACGACGAAAACCCCGAGTACATCGCGGTGTTCGGCGCGGACAACATCTACCGGATGGACCCGCGGCAGATGCTGGAGGCGCACATCTCCTCCGGCGCGGGCGTCACGGTGGCGGGGATCCGCGTGCCGCGGGCGGAGGCCGGCTCGTTCGGCGTCATCCGGACCACCGACGGGCTGATGATCGACGCGTTCATGGAGAAGCCGGAGGATCCGCCGGGCCTGCCGGACTCCCCCGACGAGTCGTACGTGTCGATGGGCAACTACATGTTCACGACGAAGGTGATGCTGGAAGCGTTGTACGCCGACGCGGAGAACGCGGCCTCGCACCACGACATGGGCCGCGACATCATCCCGGCGCTGGTCAAGTCGGGCGAGGCAGCGGTCTACGACTTCAACACGAACGTGGTGCCGGGCGAGACCGAGCGCGACCACGGCTACTGGCGCGACGTCGGCACGATCGACAGTTATTACGAGGCCCACACGGACCTGATCTCGACGCACCCGATCTTCAACCTCTACAACCGCAAGTGGCCGATCCTGGCCCACCCGGGCCAGCGCGCGGCGGCGAAGTTCGTGGAGGGCGGCTCGGCGAACCAGTCGATCGTCAGCAACGGCTGCATCATTTCGGGCGCCCAGGTGGTGGACTCGGTGCTGTCCCCGGACGTGCTCGTGGAGCAGGGCGCGGTGGTCCAGGGATCGGTGCTGCTGGACGGCGCGAGAGTGGGCCGCGGAGCGGTGGTGCGGCGGGCCATCCTCGACAAGAACGTCGTCGTGCCGCCGGGGGCGCACATCGGGGTGGACCTCGCTCGCGACCGGGGGCACTACCACGTGAGCGAAGGCGGGATCGTGGTGCTCGGCAAGGGAGAACGCGCGATCTGA